In Streptomyces ambofaciens ATCC 23877, a single genomic region encodes these proteins:
- a CDS encoding RNA polymerase sigma-70 factor, which yields MTPWKADEREQPVMSEHSGHGVDGTQSGHGVGGETGDTGEHGEHGETGTAGRPAASAAAGHTDAAGDGRTDPATEAFVAHRNLLFTVAYEMLGSAADAEDVLQETWLRWSGVDLQTVRDRRAYLVRVTTRQALGRLRTLGRRKESYVGAWLPEPLLTAPDVAEDVELADSVSMAMMLVLETLAPTERAVFVLREVFEFGYDEIADAVGKSQAAVRQTAHRARAHVAARRPRGAVSPTETRHAFSAFRRAVATGDVQGLLDVLAPDVVLVGDGGGIKQAVLRPVTGAEKVARLMLRGLVKQEAAVSLEPAQVNGYPALVLHLDGELDTVLAMRFDDGLITGLYAVRNPEKLSHMSRETALRR from the coding sequence GTGACACCGTGGAAAGCGGACGAGCGGGAGCAGCCGGTGATGAGCGAGCACAGCGGGCACGGCGTCGACGGGACGCAGAGCGGGCACGGTGTGGGCGGGGAGACCGGGGATACCGGGGAGCACGGGGAGCACGGGGAGACCGGCACGGCCGGACGGCCCGCCGCGTCCGCCGCCGCCGGGCACACCGACGCCGCCGGCGACGGGCGCACGGACCCCGCCACGGAGGCCTTCGTCGCGCACCGCAACCTGCTCTTCACGGTCGCCTACGAGATGCTCGGGTCGGCCGCCGACGCGGAGGACGTCCTCCAGGAGACCTGGCTGCGCTGGTCGGGCGTGGACCTCCAGACGGTGCGCGACCGGCGCGCGTACCTGGTGCGCGTCACCACCCGGCAGGCGCTGGGCCGGCTGCGTACGCTCGGCCGCCGCAAGGAGTCCTACGTCGGCGCATGGCTGCCCGAGCCGCTGCTCACGGCGCCCGACGTGGCCGAGGACGTGGAGCTGGCCGACAGCGTCTCGATGGCGATGATGCTGGTCCTGGAGACGCTCGCGCCGACCGAGCGGGCGGTGTTCGTGCTGCGCGAGGTGTTCGAGTTCGGTTACGACGAGATCGCCGACGCCGTGGGCAAGAGCCAGGCCGCGGTCCGTCAGACCGCCCACCGGGCACGCGCGCACGTGGCGGCGCGCCGGCCGCGCGGGGCCGTCTCCCCGACCGAGACCCGGCACGCGTTCTCCGCGTTCCGACGGGCCGTCGCGACGGGCGACGTGCAGGGACTGCTCGACGTCCTCGCGCCGGACGTGGTCCTCGTGGGCGACGGCGGCGGCATCAAGCAGGCCGTGCTGCGCCCCGTCACGGGGGCCGAGAAGGTGGCCCGCCTGATGCTCCGCGGGCTGGTCAAGCAGGAGGCGGCGGTCTCGCTGGAGCCGGCTCAGGTCAACGGCTACCCGGCACTGGTCCTCCACCTCGACGGCGAACTCGACACGGTGCTGGCGATGCGCTTCGACGACGGCCTCATCACCGGCCTCTACGCCGTGCGCAACCCCGAGAAGCTCTCCCACATGAGCCGCGAGACCGCACTGCGCCGCTGA
- a CDS encoding carboxymuconolactone decarboxylase family protein, producing the protein MESRFNLFENEIGTKFAKRFAGTALVLQEASLPHSTQELMSLRASQINGCGHCIDMHTKEAEAAGESAVRLHLVAAWRESTVFTEAEQAALALTEEGTRLADAHQGVSDETWAQVRKHYDDDQIAALVCLVALINAANRMAVITHQKGGSYEAGMFKAALAH; encoded by the coding sequence ATGGAATCCCGATTCAACCTGTTCGAGAACGAGATCGGCACCAAGTTCGCCAAGCGCTTCGCGGGCACCGCCCTGGTGCTCCAGGAGGCGTCGCTGCCGCACTCCACGCAGGAGCTGATGTCGCTGCGCGCCAGCCAGATCAACGGCTGCGGCCACTGCATCGACATGCACACCAAGGAGGCCGAGGCCGCCGGCGAGAGTGCGGTGCGGCTCCACCTGGTCGCCGCCTGGCGCGAGTCCACGGTGTTCACCGAGGCCGAGCAGGCAGCGCTGGCGCTCACCGAGGAGGGCACCCGGCTCGCCGACGCCCACCAGGGCGTCTCCGACGAGACGTGGGCCCAGGTGCGCAAGCACTACGACGACGACCAGATCGCCGCGCTGGTCTGCCTGGTCGCCCTGATCAACGCCGCCAACCGGATGGCCGTGATCACGCACCAGAAGGGCGGCTCCTACGAGGCGGGGATGTTCAAGGCCGCGCTCGCCCACTGA
- a CDS encoding LacI family DNA-binding transcriptional regulator produces MTSIKDVAAEAGVSVATVSRALNGHPSVSADARTRVLAAVETLGYRPNAVARSLRTHQTRTLGLVISDVMNPYFTELARSVEEEARALGYSVIIGNADERPDLQDHHVTTLLDRRIDGLLVSPTDGGSPRMLDAARAGTPMVFVDRWIPGVDVPVVRSDGRAAVADLVAHLHGLGHRRLAIIAGPAATTTGRERVDAFREALGAYGLPLPDAYIGQGDFQADSGRRVTEGFLDLPEPPEVVFAADNLMALGALDAVRARGLRVPEDIALAAFDDIRWFVHTDPPVTAIAQPTRDLGRAAVRALVDRIEGRAGESVTLPARLVIRRSCGETAHRHPPSQAPSPSPSPSQASAESPSPSPSPSPVRRSTP; encoded by the coding sequence ATGACGAGCATCAAGGACGTCGCCGCCGAGGCGGGCGTGTCCGTCGCGACGGTCTCGCGGGCGCTCAACGGCCACCCGTCCGTCAGCGCGGACGCACGCACCCGGGTCCTGGCCGCCGTCGAGACGCTGGGCTACCGGCCGAACGCCGTCGCCCGGTCGCTGCGCACCCACCAGACCCGCACCCTCGGGCTGGTCATCAGCGACGTCATGAACCCGTACTTCACCGAGCTGGCCCGTTCCGTCGAGGAGGAGGCCCGCGCGCTCGGCTACAGCGTCATCATCGGCAACGCCGACGAGCGGCCCGACCTCCAGGACCACCACGTCACGACGCTGCTGGACCGCCGTATCGACGGGCTGCTCGTCTCCCCCACCGACGGTGGCTCCCCGCGGATGCTGGACGCCGCACGGGCCGGGACGCCGATGGTGTTCGTCGACCGGTGGATCCCGGGCGTGGACGTGCCCGTCGTCAGGTCGGACGGGCGCGCGGCCGTAGCGGACCTCGTGGCGCATCTGCACGGGCTCGGGCACCGGCGGCTCGCCATCATCGCCGGGCCCGCCGCCACCACCACCGGACGCGAGCGCGTCGACGCCTTCCGCGAGGCGCTCGGCGCGTACGGGCTCCCGCTCCCCGACGCCTACATCGGGCAGGGCGACTTCCAGGCGGACAGCGGACGCCGGGTCACCGAGGGCTTCCTCGACCTGCCCGAGCCGCCCGAGGTCGTCTTCGCCGCCGACAACCTGATGGCGCTCGGCGCGCTGGACGCCGTACGCGCGCGCGGCCTGCGGGTGCCCGAGGACATCGCGCTCGCCGCGTTCGACGACATCCGCTGGTTCGTGCACACCGATCCGCCCGTCACCGCGATCGCCCAGCCCACACGGGACCTCGGGCGGGCCGCCGTACGCGCGCTGGTCGACCGGATCGAGGGGCGGGCCGGCGAGTCCGTCACCCTTCCCGCCCGGCTGGTGATCCGCCGCTCCTGCGGTGAGACGGCCCACCGGCATCCCCCGTCCCAGGCCCCCTCCCCCTCCCCCTCTCCCTCCCAGGCCTCGGCCGAGTCCCCGTCCCCGTCCCCGTCCCCGTCCCCCGTACGAAGGAGTACGCCGTGA
- a CDS encoding sugar ABC transporter ATP-binding protein: protein MSSRSPDELLRIEGIRKTFPGVVALDSVDFDLRRGEVHVLLGENGAGKSTLIKMLSGAYTPDAGRILADGEEVRIHGAQDSERLGIATIYQEFNLVPDLSVAENIFLGRQPRRLGMIDRKKMDADAEVLLKRVGVNVSPRARVRELGIARLQMVEIAKALSLDARVLIMDEPTAVLTSDEVEKLFAIVRRLREDGVGIVFITHHLEEIAALGDRVTVIRDGRSVGQVPASTPEDELVRLMVGRSIDQQYPRERPGAGEALLKVEGLTRDGVFHDVGFEVRAGEVVGIAGLVGAGRTEVVRAVFGADPYDSGTVHVSGAPLRRHDVNAAMAAGIGLVPEDRKGQGLVLDASVEENLGLVTLRSTSRAGLVDLRGQHEAAERVAGQLGVRMAGLGQHVRTLSGGNQQKVVIGKWLLADTKVLILDEPTRGIDVGAKVEIYQLINELTAAGAAVLMISSDLPEVLGMSDRVVVMAQGRVAGELPAEQATQDAVMALAVSTPQGTTPQDTTPHSDGTEASGGH, encoded by the coding sequence GTGAGCAGCCGCAGTCCGGACGAGTTGCTGCGCATCGAGGGCATCCGCAAGACCTTCCCCGGCGTGGTCGCGCTCGACAGCGTCGACTTCGACCTGCGCCGGGGCGAGGTCCACGTGCTGCTCGGTGAGAACGGCGCGGGCAAGAGCACCCTCATCAAGATGCTCTCCGGCGCCTACACCCCCGACGCCGGGCGCATCCTGGCCGACGGCGAGGAGGTGCGCATCCACGGTGCGCAGGACTCCGAGCGCCTCGGGATCGCGACCATCTACCAGGAGTTCAACCTGGTGCCCGACCTGTCGGTCGCCGAGAACATCTTCCTCGGGCGGCAGCCGCGCCGCCTCGGGATGATCGACCGGAAGAAGATGGACGCGGACGCCGAGGTGCTGCTGAAGCGGGTCGGCGTGAACGTGTCGCCGCGCGCGCGGGTGCGTGAACTGGGCATCGCACGGCTCCAGATGGTCGAGATCGCCAAGGCGCTCAGCCTGGACGCGCGCGTGCTCATCATGGACGAGCCGACCGCCGTGCTCACCTCCGACGAGGTCGAGAAGCTGTTCGCGATCGTGCGGCGGCTGCGCGAGGACGGTGTCGGCATCGTCTTCATCACCCACCACCTGGAGGAGATCGCCGCCCTCGGCGACCGGGTCACCGTGATCCGGGACGGCCGCAGCGTCGGCCAGGTGCCCGCCTCCACGCCCGAGGACGAGCTGGTGCGGCTCATGGTCGGGCGGTCGATCGACCAGCAGTACCCGCGCGAACGCCCCGGTGCCGGCGAGGCCCTGCTGAAGGTCGAGGGACTGACCCGCGACGGTGTCTTCCACGACGTCGGCTTCGAGGTGCGCGCCGGTGAGGTCGTCGGCATCGCCGGCCTCGTCGGCGCCGGGCGGACGGAGGTCGTGCGGGCCGTGTTCGGCGCCGATCCCTACGACTCCGGGACGGTGCACGTCTCGGGCGCCCCGCTGAGGCGGCACGACGTGAACGCCGCCATGGCCGCCGGGATCGGGCTCGTGCCCGAGGACCGCAAGGGCCAGGGGCTGGTGCTGGACGCCTCCGTCGAGGAGAACCTCGGGCTGGTCACCCTCCGGTCGACCTCCCGCGCCGGACTCGTCGACCTCAGGGGGCAGCACGAGGCGGCGGAGCGCGTCGCCGGGCAGCTCGGCGTGCGGATGGCCGGGCTCGGCCAGCACGTGCGCACCCTGTCCGGCGGCAACCAGCAGAAGGTCGTCATCGGCAAGTGGCTGCTGGCGGACACCAAGGTGCTGATCCTCGACGAACCGACGCGGGGCATCGACGTCGGCGCCAAGGTCGAGATCTACCAGCTCATCAACGAACTGACGGCCGCCGGTGCCGCCGTGCTCATGATCTCCAGCGACCTGCCCGAGGTGCTCGGCATGAGCGACCGGGTCGTGGTCATGGCGCAGGGCCGCGTCGCGGGTGAACTCCCCGCCGAGCAGGCCACCCAGGACGCCGTGATGGCACTCGCCGTCAGCACGCCCCAGGGCACCACCCCGCAGGACACCACCCCCCACAGCGACGGAACGGAGGCCTCCGGTGGCCACTGA
- a CDS encoding substrate-binding domain-containing protein: MATDTLKSKPGAQSAPGGVRRLLLENGALTALIVLVIAMSALSGDFLTADNLLNVGVQAAVTAILAFGVTFVIVSAGIDLSVGSVAALSATVLAWSATEAGVPVLLAVLLAVATGIACGLVNGFLISYGKLPPFIATLAMLSVGRGLSLVISQGSPIAFPDSVSHLGDTLGGWLPVPVLVMIVMGLITAFVLGRTYIGRSMYAIGGNEEAARLSGLRVKRQKLAIYAFSGLFAAAAGIVLASRLSSAQPQAAQGYELDAIAAVVIGGASLAGGTGKASGTLIGALILAVLRNGLNLLSVSAFWQQVVIGVVIALAVLLDTLRRKAGATTPAAGASGGGDRGKQALTYVIAAVVAVAVVGATSLLHSGSSDGKKQKVGLSLSTLNNPFFVQIRAGAEEQAKKLGVDLTVTDAQNDASQQANQLQNFTSEGLSSIIVNPVDSDAAGPSVRSANRDDIPVIAVDRGVNEADTSALVASDNVEGGELGAKALAEKLGGKGTIVILQGQAGTSASRERGAGFAAGLKDYPGIRVVAKQPADFDRTKGLDVMTNLLQAHPDVDGVFAENDEMALGAIKALGSKAGKSVQVVGFDGTPDGLKAVREGSLYASVAQQPRELGRIAVQNALRAADDEKVEKMVKVPVKVVTEENVAGFEG; the protein is encoded by the coding sequence GTGGCCACTGACACGCTCAAGAGCAAGCCGGGCGCGCAGAGCGCCCCGGGCGGTGTGCGCCGCCTGCTGCTGGAGAACGGCGCGCTGACCGCGCTGATCGTCCTCGTCATCGCCATGTCGGCGCTGTCGGGGGACTTCCTGACCGCCGACAACCTGCTGAACGTCGGCGTCCAGGCCGCCGTGACGGCGATCCTCGCCTTCGGCGTCACCTTCGTCATCGTCTCGGCGGGCATCGACCTGTCGGTCGGCTCGGTCGCCGCGCTGTCGGCCACCGTGCTGGCCTGGAGCGCGACCGAGGCCGGGGTGCCGGTCCTGCTGGCGGTCCTGCTGGCCGTCGCGACCGGCATCGCCTGCGGCCTGGTCAACGGCTTCCTCATCTCGTACGGGAAACTGCCACCGTTCATCGCGACGCTCGCGATGCTGTCGGTCGGGCGCGGTCTGTCGCTGGTCATCTCGCAGGGCTCGCCGATCGCCTTCCCGGACTCCGTCTCCCACCTCGGGGACACGCTCGGCGGCTGGCTGCCCGTGCCGGTGCTCGTGATGATCGTGATGGGTCTGATCACGGCCTTCGTCCTGGGCCGCACCTACATCGGCCGCTCCATGTACGCCATCGGCGGCAACGAGGAGGCCGCGCGGCTGTCCGGGCTGCGGGTGAAGCGGCAGAAGCTCGCCATCTACGCCTTCTCCGGCCTGTTCGCGGCCGCCGCGGGCATCGTGCTCGCCTCCCGGCTCTCCTCCGCGCAGCCGCAGGCCGCGCAGGGCTACGAGCTGGACGCCATCGCCGCCGTCGTCATCGGCGGTGCCTCGCTCGCGGGCGGCACCGGCAAGGCATCGGGCACGCTGATCGGCGCGCTGATCCTCGCGGTGCTGCGCAACGGCCTCAACCTGCTGTCCGTCTCCGCCTTCTGGCAGCAGGTGGTCATCGGTGTCGTCATCGCGCTCGCGGTGCTGCTGGACACCCTGCGCCGCAAGGCGGGGGCGACCACTCCGGCGGCCGGGGCGTCCGGCGGGGGCGACCGCGGCAAACAGGCACTCACCTACGTGATCGCGGCCGTCGTCGCCGTCGCCGTGGTCGGCGCCACCTCGCTGCTGCACAGCGGGTCCTCGGACGGGAAGAAGCAGAAGGTCGGCCTGTCGCTGTCGACGCTCAACAACCCGTTCTTCGTGCAGATCCGGGCGGGCGCCGAGGAGCAGGCGAAGAAGCTGGGCGTGGACCTGACGGTCACGGACGCCCAGAACGACGCCTCCCAGCAGGCCAACCAGCTGCAGAACTTCACCAGCGAGGGACTGTCCTCGATCATCGTCAACCCGGTGGACTCCGACGCGGCAGGCCCCTCGGTCCGCTCGGCGAACAGGGACGACATCCCCGTCATCGCCGTGGACCGCGGCGTCAACGAGGCGGACACCTCGGCGCTGGTCGCCTCCGACAACGTCGAGGGCGGTGAGCTGGGCGCCAAGGCGCTGGCCGAGAAGCTCGGCGGCAAGGGCACCATCGTCATCCTCCAGGGCCAGGCCGGCACGTCCGCCAGCCGGGAGCGCGGGGCGGGCTTCGCGGCCGGCCTGAAGGACTACCCGGGCATCAGGGTCGTCGCCAAGCAGCCCGCGGACTTCGACCGCACCAAGGGCCTGGACGTGATGACGAACCTGCTCCAGGCGCACCCCGACGTCGACGGCGTCTTCGCCGAGAACGACGAGATGGCGCTCGGCGCGATCAAGGCACTGGGCTCCAAGGCCGGCAAGTCGGTGCAGGTCGTCGGCTTCGACGGCACCCCGGACGGGCTGAAGGCGGTGCGGGAGGGCTCGCTGTACGCGTCCGTGGCGCAGCAGCCCAGGGAACTGGGCAGGATCGCCGTGCAGAACGCGTTGCGCGCCGCCGACGACGAGAAGGTGGAGAAGATGGTGAAGGTGCCGGTGAAGGTGGTCACCGAGGAGAACGTGGCCGGCTTCGAGGGCTGA
- a CDS encoding ribokinase, with product MYDYDLLVVGSANADLVIGVERRPDAGETVLGSDLAVHPGGKGANQAVAAARLGARTALLARVGDDDHGRLLLDSQRSAGVDTVGVLVGGAPTGVALITVDPSGDNSIVVSPGANGRLAPGDVRAAVSLFHASRVVSAQLEIPLETVVEVVRNLAPDSRFVLNPSPPRPLPREVLAACDPLIVNEHEAKVILGDACAGERPEDWARVLLAKGPRSVVVTLGAKGALVASAAGGVSRVPAVRVDAVDTTGAGDAFTAALAWRLGTGESLAEAAAYAARVGAAAVMKAGAQASYPTAAEAEALGGESE from the coding sequence ATGTACGACTACGACCTCCTGGTCGTGGGGTCGGCCAACGCCGACCTCGTGATCGGCGTCGAGCGGCGGCCGGATGCCGGTGAGACGGTGCTCGGCTCCGACCTGGCCGTCCACCCGGGCGGCAAGGGCGCCAACCAGGCGGTTGCCGCCGCCCGGCTCGGCGCCCGGACGGCCCTGCTGGCCCGGGTGGGCGACGACGACCACGGGCGGCTGCTGCTGGACTCGCAGCGCTCGGCCGGTGTCGACACGGTCGGCGTGCTGGTGGGCGGGGCGCCGACCGGCGTCGCGCTGATCACCGTCGACCCCTCGGGGGACAACAGCATCGTGGTCTCGCCGGGCGCCAACGGCCGCCTGGCCCCCGGTGACGTCCGCGCCGCCGTGAGCCTCTTCCACGCCTCCCGCGTGGTCTCCGCCCAGTTGGAGATCCCGCTGGAGACGGTCGTGGAGGTGGTCCGCAACCTCGCGCCGGACAGCCGCTTCGTGCTGAACCCGTCACCGCCGCGCCCGCTGCCGCGGGAGGTGCTGGCCGCCTGCGACCCACTGATCGTCAACGAGCACGAGGCGAAGGTGATCCTCGGCGACGCGTGTGCCGGCGAACGCCCCGAGGACTGGGCGCGCGTCCTGCTGGCCAAGGGCCCGCGTTCGGTGGTCGTGACCCTCGGCGCGAAGGGCGCGCTGGTGGCGTCGGCGGCCGGGGGCGTCTCCCGCGTCCCTGCCGTGCGGGTCGACGCCGTGGACACGACGGGCGCGGGCGACGCGTTCACCGCGGCGCTGGCCTGGCGGCTCGGCACGGGTGAGTCGCTCGCCGAGGCGGCGGCGTACGCGGCCCGGGTCGGCGCGGCGGCCGTCATGAAGGCGGGGGCGCAGGCGTCCTACCCGACGGCGGCGGAGGCCGAGGCGCTGGGGGGTGAGTCCGAGTGA
- the rbsD gene encoding D-ribose pyranase translates to MKRAGILNRHLAGALAGLGHGDEVLVCDAGMPIPDGPRVVDLAFRAGVPSFAEVLDGLLAELVVEGATAAAEIREANPAAAALLDAGLPALDLVPHARLKELSARARLVVRTGEARPYANVLLRCGVFF, encoded by the coding sequence GTGAAGCGCGCCGGGATACTCAACCGGCATCTCGCGGGCGCCCTGGCCGGACTCGGCCACGGGGACGAGGTACTGGTGTGCGACGCGGGCATGCCGATCCCGGACGGTCCGCGCGTCGTGGACCTGGCCTTCCGCGCGGGGGTGCCGTCCTTCGCCGAGGTGCTGGACGGGCTGCTCGCCGAGCTGGTGGTGGAGGGCGCGACGGCGGCGGCGGAGATCCGGGAGGCCAACCCCGCGGCGGCCGCCCTGCTGGACGCCGGCCTGCCCGCCCTCGACCTCGTGCCGCACGCACGGCTGAAGGAGCTCTCGGCGCGGGCCCGGCTGGTGGTGCGCACCGGGGAGGCCCGGCCGTACGCGAACGTGCTGCTGCGGTGCGGGGTCTTCTTCTGA
- a CDS encoding sugar phosphate isomerase/epimerase family protein, which yields MTVKQLTLPELTAACRDLGVGNVGLWREPVQAYGVEAAAKLVRDAGLTVTTLCRGGFLTAIDADERARALADNRRAVDEAAVLGTDTLVLVSGGLPAGDKDLHGARERIADALSELGPYAERHGVRLAIEPLHPMYAADRCVVSTLTQALDLAERFPAHQVGVTVDTYHIWWDDRAPQQIARAGAGGRIHTFQLADWTTPLPEGVLNGRGQIGDGAIDMREWKGYVDAAGYTGAIEVELFNEVLWARDGREVLAETAARFAEHAGEAGEAGSGK from the coding sequence ATGACGGTCAAGCAGCTCACGCTGCCCGAACTCACCGCCGCCTGCCGCGACCTGGGCGTCGGCAACGTCGGCCTGTGGCGCGAGCCCGTCCAGGCGTACGGCGTCGAGGCGGCGGCCAAGCTGGTCCGCGACGCCGGACTGACCGTCACCACGCTGTGCCGCGGCGGCTTCCTCACGGCCATCGACGCGGACGAACGTGCGCGCGCCCTGGCCGACAACCGCCGCGCCGTCGACGAGGCCGCAGTCCTCGGCACCGACACCCTCGTCCTCGTCTCGGGCGGCCTCCCGGCCGGCGACAAGGACCTGCACGGCGCCCGCGAACGCATCGCGGACGCCCTGTCGGAGCTCGGCCCCTACGCCGAACGGCACGGCGTACGGCTCGCCATCGAGCCGCTGCACCCCATGTACGCCGCCGACCGGTGCGTGGTCTCGACGCTCACCCAGGCCCTGGACCTCGCCGAACGCTTCCCGGCCCACCAGGTCGGCGTCACCGTCGACACGTACCACATCTGGTGGGACGACCGGGCGCCGCAGCAGATCGCCCGGGCGGGTGCGGGCGGCCGCATCCACACCTTCCAGCTCGCCGACTGGACGACCCCGCTGCCCGAGGGCGTGCTCAACGGGCGCGGACAGATCGGCGACGGCGCGATCGACATGCGGGAGTGGAAGGGATACGTGGACGCGGCCGGCTACACCGGAGCCATCGAGGTCGAACTCTTCAACGAGGTGCTGTGGGCACGGGACGGCCGCGAGGTACTGGCCGAGACGGCGGCGCGCTTCGCGGAGCACGCGGGGGAGGCGGGGGAGGCGGGGTCCGGAAAATAA
- a CDS encoding dihydrodipicolinate synthase family protein, translating into MTLHLPGADGTLRAHEPRTEPLAATRGAPGGAFTSRTVFSAAHVVADPYADTTPDGPAAVDWDATLAFRRHLWSHGLGVAEAMDTAQRGMGLDWAGAAELIRRSAAEAKATGGLIACGVGTDQITVGTDRSTGGTDRSTGGTLAEVRAAYEEQLAVVEESGAQAILMASRALAATARGPEDYLEVYGHLLRQAAEPVILHWLGPMFDPALEGYWGSPDLDAATDTFLEVIAAHPDKVDGVKVSLLDARREIDLRRRLPQGVRCYTGDDFNYPELIAGDEQGFSHALLGIFDPLGPLAAEAVRVLDTGDTEGFRALLDPTVPLSRHLFQAPTRFYKTGVVLLAWLAGHQDHFAMVGGLQSARSLPHLARAYELADGLGLFPDPKLAEERMRTLLNLYGVHQ; encoded by the coding sequence GTGACCCTGCACCTGCCCGGCGCCGACGGCACCCTGCGCGCCCACGAACCCCGCACCGAGCCCCTCGCCGCCACCCGGGGCGCTCCGGGAGGGGCCTTCACCTCCCGTACGGTCTTCTCGGCGGCGCACGTCGTCGCCGACCCCTACGCGGACACCACGCCCGACGGACCCGCCGCCGTCGACTGGGACGCCACCCTCGCCTTCCGCCGCCACCTGTGGTCCCACGGCCTGGGCGTCGCCGAGGCGATGGACACCGCCCAGCGCGGCATGGGCCTGGACTGGGCGGGCGCGGCGGAGCTGATCCGCCGGTCCGCCGCCGAGGCGAAGGCGACCGGCGGCCTGATCGCCTGCGGCGTCGGCACCGACCAGATCACCGTCGGCACGGACCGGAGCACCGGGGGCACGGACCGGAGCACCGGCGGCACCCTCGCCGAGGTCCGGGCCGCCTACGAGGAACAGCTCGCCGTCGTCGAGGAGTCGGGCGCCCAGGCCATCCTGATGGCCTCCCGCGCGCTGGCCGCGACGGCGCGGGGCCCCGAGGACTACCTGGAGGTCTACGGCCACCTGCTCCGCCAGGCCGCCGAACCGGTGATCCTGCACTGGCTCGGCCCGATGTTCGACCCGGCCCTGGAGGGCTACTGGGGCTCACCCGACCTCGACGCGGCCACGGACACCTTCCTGGAGGTCATCGCCGCCCACCCCGACAAGGTCGACGGCGTCAAGGTCTCCCTTCTCGACGCCCGGCGCGAGATCGACCTGCGCCGCCGCCTCCCGCAGGGCGTGCGCTGCTACACCGGCGACGACTTCAACTACCCCGAGCTGATCGCCGGCGACGAGCAGGGCTTCAGCCACGCCCTGCTCGGCATCTTCGACCCGCTGGGACCGCTGGCGGCCGAGGCGGTCCGGGTCCTGGACACGGGGGACACGGAGGGCTTCCGCGCACTCCTCGACCCCACCGTCCCCCTCTCCCGCCACCTCTTCCAGGCCCCGACCCGCTTCTACAAGACCGGCGTGGTCCTCCTGGCCTGGCTCGCGGGCCACCAGGACCACTTCGCGATGGTGGGCGGCCTCCAGTCGGCCCGCTCCCTGCCGCATCTCGCCCGCGCCTACGAACTCGCCGACGGCCTGGGCCTGTTCCCGGACCCGAAGCTGGCGGAGGAACGGATGAGAACCCTGCTGAACCTGTACGGAGTGCACCAGTGA
- a CDS encoding Gfo/Idh/MocA family protein, whose product MTRKTVRIAMNGVTGRMGYRQHLVRSILALREQGGLDLGDGTVLWPEPILVGRREHALRTLAERHGLEHVSTDVDAVLADPSVDIYFDAQVTSAREEAIRKAIAAGKHVYTEKPTATGLDGALELARLANAAGIKHGVVQDKLFLPGLLKLKRLIDGGFFGRVLSVRGEFGYWVFEGDWQDAQRPSWNYRAEDGGGIVVDMFPHWEYVLHELFGRVRSVQALTATHIPQRWDENGKPYDATADDAAYGVFELDGGTVAQINSSWAVRVNRDELVEFQVDGTEGSAVAGLRTCRVQHRSATPKPVWNPDIPATEAFRDQWQEVPDNGDFDNGFKAQWELFLKHVYADAPYHWDLLAGARGVQLAELGLRSSAEGRRLDVPEIAL is encoded by the coding sequence GTGACACGCAAGACGGTGCGTATCGCCATGAACGGTGTGACCGGGCGCATGGGCTATCGCCAGCACCTCGTCCGCTCCATCCTGGCCCTCCGCGAACAGGGCGGCCTCGACCTCGGCGACGGCACCGTGCTGTGGCCGGAGCCCATCCTGGTCGGCCGCCGCGAGCACGCGCTCCGGACGCTGGCCGAACGGCACGGCCTGGAACACGTGTCGACCGACGTGGACGCGGTCCTCGCCGACCCGTCCGTGGACATCTACTTCGACGCCCAGGTCACCTCGGCCCGCGAGGAGGCGATCCGGAAGGCGATCGCCGCGGGCAAGCACGTCTACACGGAGAAGCCCACGGCCACCGGCCTCGACGGCGCCCTGGAGCTGGCCCGGCTGGCGAACGCCGCCGGCATCAAGCACGGCGTCGTGCAGGACAAGCTCTTCCTCCCGGGCCTGCTGAAGCTCAAGCGCCTCATCGACGGCGGCTTCTTCGGCCGTGTCCTGTCCGTGCGCGGCGAGTTCGGCTACTGGGTCTTCGAGGGCGACTGGCAGGACGCGCAGCGCCCCTCGTGGAACTACCGTGCCGAGGACGGCGGCGGCATCGTCGTCGACATGTTCCCGCACTGGGAGTACGTGCTGCACGAGCTGTTCGGCCGGGTGAGGTCCGTCCAGGCGCTCACCGCCACCCACATCCCGCAGCGCTGGGACGAGAACGGCAAGCCCTACGACGCCACCGCCGACGACGCCGCCTACGGCGTCTTCGAGCTCGACGGCGGCACCGTCGCCCAGATCAACTCCTCCTGGGCGGTCCGCGTCAACCGCGACGAACTCGTCGAGTTCCAGGTCGACGGCACCGAGGGCTCCGCCGTCGCGGGCCTGCGCACCTGCCGGGTCCAGCACCGCAGCGCCACCCCCAAGCCGGTCTGGAACCCGGACATCCCCGCCACCGAGGCCTTCCGCGACCAGTGGCAGGAGGTCCCGGACAACGGCGACTTCGACAACGGCTTCAAGGCCCAGTGGGAGCTGTTCCTCAAGCACGTCTACGCCGACGCCCCCTACCACTGGGACCTGCTGGCCGGCGCCCGCGGCGTGCAGCTCGCCGAGCTGGGCCTGAGGTCCTCGGCCGAGGGCCGCCGCCTCGACGTACCGGAGATCGCCCTGTGA